The following proteins are encoded in a genomic region of Acetobacter oryzoeni:
- a CDS encoding LysR family transcriptional regulator produces MDIRHLRYFVTVAEHGSITHAAEALGIEQPPLSQQIRQLERNLGVTLFERQTRGMKLTEIGEVLLPRARTILDLQAQFLSTAEGLARGERGHIRVGLAGAVPLLPVIPLTIRRFREMAPDVTLSLEESNTPALCAALHEPSVDIAIIRPPFTDPSRLSVFHLLDEPTVIALPRGHRLAKEPVISLDMVADDPLIIFPRELGPGFHDAILSAYQLAGVTPTMGQQAPQIAGTVPLVAAGLGVSVVPRSLSQIHAGGVTFHAISEPAPRATLAVAIRTGQNMPLVTRFVTVLRTACRKWEQRQHDTAPFADSENL; encoded by the coding sequence ATGGATATCAGGCACCTGCGCTACTTCGTAACCGTTGCCGAGCATGGCAGCATTACCCATGCCGCAGAGGCACTGGGTATTGAGCAACCCCCACTCAGCCAGCAAATCCGCCAGCTTGAGCGCAATTTAGGCGTAACGCTGTTTGAACGGCAGACTCGGGGCATGAAGCTGACAGAAATTGGCGAAGTGCTTTTGCCCCGCGCCCGCACCATTCTGGATTTGCAGGCGCAATTCCTTTCCACGGCAGAAGGTCTGGCGCGGGGGGAAAGAGGGCATATTCGCGTAGGGCTGGCCGGGGCTGTGCCGCTGTTGCCGGTTATTCCGCTTACCATCCGCCGGTTTCGGGAAATGGCGCCCGATGTCACGCTCTCTTTGGAAGAAAGCAACACCCCTGCCCTGTGTGCAGCATTGCACGAACCCAGCGTGGATATTGCCATTATCCGCCCGCCGTTTACCGATCCCTCACGCCTCTCGGTTTTTCACCTGCTGGATGAACCCACGGTTATCGCCCTGCCCCGTGGCCACAGGCTGGCCAAGGAACCGGTGATCAGTTTGGATATGGTGGCAGATGACCCGCTGATTATCTTCCCGCGTGAGTTGGGGCCGGGCTTTCATGATGCCATTCTGTCGGCCTATCAGCTTGCGGGCGTTACCCCCACAATGGGCCAGCAGGCCCCGCAAATTGCGGGCACCGTGCCTTTGGTGGCGGCGGGGCTTGGGGTTTCTGTTGTGCCGCGTTCACTCAGCCAGATTCATGCTGGCGGGGTCACGTTTCATGCCATTAGTGAACCCGCACCCCGCGCCACATTGGCTGTTGCCATCCGCACCGGGCAGAACATGCCGCTGGTTACGCGGTTTGTAACGGTGTTGCGCACCGCCTGCCGCAAGTGGGAGCAGCGCCAGCATGACACCGCCCCCTTTGCAGATTCGGAAAACCTCTAA
- the budA gene encoding acetolactate decarboxylase: MRLWEYCSMKKQSVMDMDVRSSALGNGVLKKPVANRLYQTSTMAALLDAVYDGETTLDELLQHGNFGLGTFNALDGEMIVTDGVVRQFRAEGLAAEVPGSLKTPFACVTYFEPEKTVTIDSPKTKETFEELVDSLLGNPNLFGAVRFTGEFQRVDTRTVFCQCKPYPHMLEVVKKQPTCTMENVMGTMIGFRTPVYMQGVNVAGYHLHFLSEDSKRGGHVTEYRLVRGKLEVASISDLEIQLPRTEQFAKADLNPESLSEAIRIAEGG; the protein is encoded by the coding sequence ATGCGTTTGTGGGAGTATTGCAGCATGAAAAAACAGTCGGTGATGGACATGGATGTCCGCTCTTCTGCCCTTGGCAACGGCGTGCTGAAAAAGCCTGTTGCAAACCGTTTGTACCAGACCTCCACCATGGCGGCCCTGCTGGATGCGGTGTACGATGGTGAAACCACGCTGGATGAACTGCTCCAGCACGGTAACTTCGGCCTTGGCACATTCAACGCCCTTGATGGCGAAATGATTGTGACAGACGGCGTGGTGCGCCAGTTCCGTGCAGAAGGTCTGGCCGCAGAAGTGCCCGGTTCTCTTAAAACGCCGTTTGCCTGCGTAACGTATTTTGAACCGGAAAAAACGGTTACCATCGATTCCCCCAAAACCAAGGAAACGTTTGAAGAGCTGGTGGACAGCCTGCTTGGTAACCCCAACCTGTTTGGTGCCGTGCGCTTTACGGGTGAATTCCAGCGCGTTGATACCCGCACGGTGTTCTGCCAGTGCAAGCCGTATCCGCACATGCTGGAAGTGGTGAAAAAGCAGCCCACCTGCACCATGGAAAACGTTATGGGCACCATGATCGGCTTCCGCACCCCGGTTTACATGCAGGGCGTGAATGTTGCGGGCTACCACCTGCACTTCCTTTCTGAAGATAGCAAACGTGGCGGGCACGTTACGGAATATCGCCTTGTGCGCGGCAAGCTGGAAGTGGCTTCCATTTCCGATCTGGAAATTCAGCTGCCCCGTACGGAACAGTTCGCCAAGGCTGACCTGAACCCTGAAAGCCTGAGCGAAGCCATCCGTATTGCTGAAGGCGGCTGA
- the alsS gene encoding acetolactate synthase AlsS has product MTNPADNAAQCGAELIVKNLEAHGVKHVFGIPGAKVDRLFDALVDSSITTVVTRHEQNAAFIAGGLGRLTGKAGVCIATSGPGASNFVTGLATANSEGDPVLAIGGAVKLADRLKLTHQTMDTVNLFKPITKYSVELTTPVAISEVMANAFRFAEGGRPGAAFVSTPMDVLSMPAHAPVLAGRPLPRVGGAPADVIAEAATMLKNAKRPVVLLGMLASRPDVAEGVRAFVKETGVPVVGTYQAAGAVSEDLVDRFGGRVGLFRNQHGDQLLHEADVVVAIGYNPVEYDPWLWNVNDDRKIINVDIVPAELDNAYVPAIELIGEIAPTLTVLAKDAGKLARASELEAVLEGYKKARTTALLEARSTSNNAVHPLQIVRELEQFVTPDMTLCLDMGTFHIWLARYLLSFRARQVLISNGQQTMGVGLPWGIAASLLNPAQKVLSISGDGGFMMSSMELETAVRLKCNLIHMVWIDEAYNMVEMQEQKKYGRGSGVNFGPIDFAKYAEACGATGINATTEDEVRQALRTAMDVEGPVVIAVPVDYSHNHLLMQPLAQLGETSAAA; this is encoded by the coding sequence ATGACCAACCCGGCAGACAACGCCGCTCAGTGCGGTGCGGAGCTTATTGTCAAAAATCTGGAAGCCCACGGCGTCAAGCACGTGTTCGGTATTCCGGGCGCTAAGGTAGACCGTCTGTTTGATGCGCTGGTGGATTCCTCCATCACCACCGTTGTTACGCGGCATGAACAGAACGCAGCCTTTATTGCAGGTGGCCTTGGCCGTCTTACAGGCAAGGCAGGCGTGTGCATTGCCACATCCGGCCCCGGTGCTTCCAACTTTGTAACCGGCCTTGCTACCGCCAATTCTGAAGGCGACCCGGTGCTGGCTATTGGTGGCGCCGTAAAACTGGCAGACCGCCTGAAGCTGACGCACCAGACCATGGATACGGTCAACCTGTTCAAGCCCATCACCAAATACAGTGTTGAGCTGACAACCCCGGTTGCGATTTCTGAAGTGATGGCCAACGCTTTCCGCTTTGCAGAAGGTGGCCGCCCCGGTGCTGCTTTTGTAAGCACGCCTATGGATGTGCTTTCCATGCCGGCTCATGCACCGGTTCTGGCTGGCCGTCCGCTGCCGCGCGTTGGCGGTGCCCCGGCTGATGTGATTGCAGAAGCCGCAACCATGCTGAAAAACGCCAAACGCCCTGTGGTTCTGCTGGGTATGCTGGCCAGCCGCCCGGATGTGGCAGAAGGCGTGCGCGCTTTTGTAAAAGAAACCGGCGTGCCGGTTGTGGGCACCTATCAGGCTGCTGGTGCGGTTTCTGAAGATCTGGTGGACCGTTTTGGTGGCCGCGTTGGCCTGTTCCGTAACCAGCATGGTGATCAGCTTCTGCACGAAGCCGATGTTGTTGTGGCTATCGGCTACAACCCGGTAGAATATGATCCGTGGCTGTGGAACGTGAATGATGACCGCAAGATCATCAACGTAGATATCGTTCCTGCAGAACTGGATAACGCCTACGTTCCGGCCATTGAACTGATTGGTGAAATTGCACCCACGCTGACAGTGCTGGCAAAAGATGCAGGCAAGCTGGCCCGTGCTTCAGAACTGGAAGCTGTTCTGGAAGGCTACAAAAAAGCCCGCACCACCGCGCTGTTGGAAGCCCGCAGCACCAGCAACAACGCCGTGCATCCGCTCCAGATCGTGCGTGAGCTGGAACAGTTTGTAACCCCGGATATGACACTGTGCCTGGATATGGGTACCTTCCATATCTGGCTGGCACGTTATCTGCTGTCCTTCCGGGCGCGTCAGGTGCTTATCAGCAATGGTCAGCAGACAATGGGCGTGGGCCTGCCGTGGGGTATTGCCGCAAGCCTGCTGAACCCGGCGCAGAAAGTGCTGTCCATCTCTGGTGATGGTGGGTTCATGATGTCCAGCATGGAACTGGAAACGGCTGTGCGCCTGAAGTGCAACCTGATCCACATGGTTTGGATTGATGAAGCCTACAACATGGTGGAAATGCAGGAGCAGAAGAAATATGGCCGTGGTTCCGGCGTGAACTTTGGCCCCATTGATTTTGCAAAATATGCAGAAGCCTGCGGCGCAACGGGCATTAACGCCACCACGGAAGATGAAGTGCGTCAGGCCCTGCGTACGGCCATGGATGTAGAAGGCCCGGTAGTTATTGCCGTGCCGGTTGATTACTCCCACAACCATCTGCTCATGCAGCCGCTGGCTCAGCTGGGTGAAACGAGTGCCGCAGCGTAA
- a CDS encoding thiamine pyrophosphate-dependent enzyme, translating to MAVTSVETAGGKTRRGAAVLLEVLRSEGVEYIFGNPGTTELPLIDALLEVPNVHYVLGLQEASVVAMADGYAQAARKPGFLNLHTAGGLGHGMGNLLNASVSQTPLVVTAGQQDSRHTISDPLLFGDLVQIARPAVKWAQEVAHADQLPVLLRRAFHDSTAAPTGPVFLSLPMDVMEEMSSVDIGEPSNINRQAVAGGLPELAQALTALRPGKVAIIAGDEVYASDAADEVAAVAECLGAPVYGSSWPSRIPFATAHPLWCGNLPTQATGIAEKLSGYDAIFALGGKSLITILYTEGPALPPSCAVYQMSSDVRDLGRTFWTPLSVVGDIRASLQALLPMLQKAAAPQRVAYAASGQKVAEARRAQRAQAVAEVLAHPADAVISPRVAAWETVRAIGPDIAIVDEAIATSSDVRLFLESAWSAQYSFLRGGALGWGMPAAVGASLGLGRDRVVSLVGDGAALYSPQALWTAAHEKLPVTFVVMNNREYNVLKNFMRQQNNYISAQEGTYPAMDIVDPQIDYQALARSMGVPSSRVTRAADIAPTLEAALATDGPTLVEIMIAAG from the coding sequence ATGGCAGTAACATCTGTAGAAACAGCAGGCGGCAAAACCCGGCGCGGTGCAGCGGTTTTGCTGGAAGTGCTGCGGAGCGAAGGGGTTGAATACATATTCGGCAACCCCGGCACTACGGAACTGCCGCTGATAGATGCCCTGCTGGAAGTGCCCAACGTGCATTACGTGTTGGGCCTTCAGGAAGCCAGCGTGGTGGCCATGGCAGATGGTTACGCGCAGGCCGCCCGCAAACCGGGCTTTCTTAACCTGCATACGGCAGGTGGTTTGGGCCACGGCATGGGCAATCTGCTCAATGCCAGTGTTTCGCAAACCCCATTGGTGGTGACTGCCGGGCAGCAGGATTCCCGCCACACCATTTCTGATCCGCTTCTGTTTGGTGATCTGGTGCAGATTGCCCGCCCCGCCGTAAAATGGGCGCAGGAAGTGGCTCATGCAGATCAGCTTCCTGTTTTATTGCGCCGCGCTTTTCATGATTCCACCGCAGCCCCCACAGGGCCGGTGTTTCTGTCACTCCCCATGGATGTGATGGAAGAAATGAGCAGCGTGGATATTGGTGAGCCCTCCAATATCAACCGTCAGGCCGTGGCAGGTGGGCTGCCAGAACTGGCGCAAGCTCTTACAGCCCTGCGCCCCGGCAAGGTGGCCATTATTGCGGGGGATGAGGTGTATGCCTCGGATGCCGCAGATGAAGTGGCTGCTGTGGCAGAGTGTTTGGGTGCGCCGGTTTATGGCTCATCATGGCCATCGCGCATTCCGTTTGCCACGGCGCATCCGCTGTGGTGCGGCAACCTGCCCACACAGGCCACCGGTATTGCGGAAAAACTGAGCGGGTACGATGCCATTTTCGCATTGGGTGGCAAATCCCTCATTACCATTCTGTACACAGAAGGCCCGGCCCTGCCGCCATCCTGCGCGGTGTATCAGATGTCTTCCGATGTGCGGGATCTGGGGCGCACGTTCTGGACGCCGCTTTCCGTGGTGGGGGATATTCGCGCATCCTTGCAGGCGTTGTTGCCCATGTTGCAAAAGGCGGCAGCCCCGCAGCGTGTTGCCTATGCGGCATCGGGCCAGAAGGTGGCGGAAGCCCGGCGCGCGCAGCGTGCGCAGGCTGTGGCAGAGGTATTGGCCCATCCGGCAGATGCCGTTATTTCCCCCCGCGTTGCAGCGTGGGAGACGGTGCGTGCCATTGGCCCGGATATTGCCATTGTGGATGAAGCCATTGCCACTTCATCCGATGTTCGGTTATTTTTAGAAAGTGCATGGTCTGCCCAGTATTCCTTCCTGCGGGGTGGCGCACTGGGCTGGGGCATGCCTGCGGCTGTTGGGGCCTCACTTGGCCTTGGGCGGGATAGAGTTGTCTCACTGGTGGGGGATGGGGCAGCCCTGTATTCCCCACAGGCTTTGTGGACAGCCGCACACGAAAAGCTGCCCGTTACTTTTGTTGTGATGAACAATCGCGAGTACAACGTGCTCAAGAACTTCATGCGGCAGCAAAACAACTATATCTCTGCGCAGGAGGGGACATATCCCGCCATGGATATTGTTGATCCACAAATAGACTATCAGGCTTTGGCCCGGTCCATGGGGGTGCCTTCCAGCAGAGTAACGCGGGCGGCAGATATTGCGCCCACGCTGGAAGCAGCATTAGCGACCGATGGCCCCACGCTTGTTGAAATTATGATTGCAGCGGGCTGA
- a CDS encoding (Fe-S)-binding protein translates to MKIGLFIPCYIDAFYPNAGIATLELLEKLGQDVEYPMEQTCCGQPMANSGCNRDAASAEALFVKLFAKYDAIVMPSGSCTHHVRDNFDAIPQTDEVRHVRENTFELVEFLHDVLKVQDFPWAEFPHKVGLHNSCGTLRALRTASMSELGEPFFSKPMDLLSKVKGISFAHPKRPDECCGFGGTFSVTEEAVSAKMGVDKVTDHHNAGAEYIVSADTSCMMHQQGCAERAGVPIRFIHIAEILNGARE, encoded by the coding sequence ATGAAAATCGGGTTGTTTATTCCCTGTTACATAGATGCGTTTTATCCAAACGCAGGGATTGCCACGCTGGAACTGCTGGAAAAGCTGGGCCAGGATGTGGAATACCCCATGGAACAAACCTGCTGCGGCCAGCCAATGGCCAATTCAGGCTGTAACCGGGATGCTGCCTCTGCTGAGGCGCTGTTTGTCAAACTCTTTGCCAAATACGATGCCATTGTTATGCCGTCTGGCAGTTGCACCCACCATGTGCGGGACAACTTTGATGCCATTCCGCAAACGGATGAAGTGCGGCATGTGCGTGAAAACACCTTTGAACTGGTGGAATTTCTGCACGATGTGCTGAAGGTGCAAGATTTCCCTTGGGCGGAATTCCCGCACAAGGTGGGCCTGCATAACAGTTGCGGCACCCTGCGCGCCCTGCGTACGGCCAGCATGTCTGAACTGGGTGAGCCTTTCTTCTCCAAACCGATGGATCTGCTTTCCAAGGTGAAGGGTATTTCCTTCGCCCATCCCAAACGGCCAGATGAATGCTGCGGTTTTGGTGGCACCTTCTCGGTTACGGAAGAAGCCGTTTCCGCCAAAATGGGGGTGGATAAGGTAACCGATCACCACAATGCCGGGGCGGAATACATTGTTTCTGCCGATACGTCCTGCATGATGCACCAGCAAGGGTGTGCGGAACGGGCCGGGGTTCCCATCCGCTTCATTCACATTGCTGAAATTCTGAATGGAGCACGGGAATGA